The DNA region AAGATGGTCAAATTCAAATTGCCCTCAGTTGGCTGGTTGGTAGCCTTAATGGACGGGGTTGGCAAGAAATTGCGACAGCTGGCCCTTACATCATCGTTGCATTGATCGGGGGATGCTTGCTGGCGCGATCGGTAAATGTGCTGGCTTTGGGGGATGATTTGGCTGTGGGTTTGGGGGTTTCGTTGACGCGATCGCGTCTGTTAATTGGTGGTGTCGCCACTTTATTAGCCGCAGGTGCAGTTAGCATCAGTGGCTTGATAGGATTTGTTGGTCTTGTTGTCCCTCACGGTGTCCGCCTCATCGTTGGTACAGATCATCGCTTTGTTTTGCCACTTTCTGCCCTTGCAGGTGCATGGTTACTTACTTTTGCAGATTTACTCTCTAGACTAGGAGCAGTGGAACTACCAGTAGGCTCCGTCACTGCCTTGCTAGGTTCACCGCTATTTATCTGGTTACTTTATCGTCGTTCTGCTGGGTTTAATAAATTTTGAACTAAGAGGATTTAAAAGTCCTTTGTAGGTATCAAAAGTTTTAGATCCCTACTTTTAATAGCATTTAGCTAAGTCTGCTCATTTTGCTCTATTCGCAAAACAATAAAAATTGCTGGTGTATTCGCTACAACAGCAACAAGCAGAATGATCAGTTTTGGTTTATTTACCTCCTCTATTTTAACATAGACGAGGTGTTTTTTATTTGAGGCAATATCCAAATATAGGATTACTATTTGATTTTTGAACGAAATTAAGTATTGTAGAGTGTGTTAGAACGGAGTTCGTAACGCACTATGAACACGAGTTTGATGCCGTACTCTCTGTGCTAACACATCCTACGTATATTTTCAGAAATCAAACCGGATTCCTATATAATGTCTGCTTAAATACTTATACATCTTGTTTCAAGATTTCCCAGTTTCAGTTTTAAATTATTTTTTTTTACTCGCGCGTAAATCATACTTTAAGTAACTTCAAAGGTAATATATTGTGACAAATTTTAACACTTGTTGTTTGCAAAACTAACTTTTTGCAGCTTTCACATGCAAACTAATGAAAAGTGGGTTTTTTGGGGGGATGTTTTAGTGAACTCTATGATACATGAGCTACCTAATTCCTATTCCCTATGAACTTGCATTTATGCCAATTACCCCCATGATTATTAAGCCGATGGAAATGAGCTTGATAAGTGTGGCAGATTCACGAAACCAAATAATACCAATAATAGCAATTAAGACAGTTCCCAATCCAGCCCAAACAGAATAAGCCACACTCACTTCAAGTTTCTTGAGAGCAAGCGTCAAAAAAGTAAAACAAAGTCCATAAAAGACAGCTATTAATATGGAAGGGCCTATTTTAGTAAATCCTTGCGATAACTTCATGCAAGTTGTGCCTGAAACTTCAAAGAGGATTGCGGCGATAAGGTAAATCCAACTTGTTGACATATCTGTTATCAGCAGTTTGTGAGTAATATCTTATTATCTTATCTCGGTGAAATTAAAAAAATACAATCGTATGAATATAGTAAACATTTGTAGGATACGCTACGCATTGGAAGCTTTAAGCGCAGAGACATAGTAACATTTGTACCAACGTTTTCAGACGTTTTAAATAGAATT from Nostoc commune NIES-4072 includes:
- a CDS encoding DMT family transporter, which produces MSTSWIYLIAAILFEVSGTTCMKLSQGFTKIGPSILIAVFYGLCFTFLTLALKKLEVSVAYSVWAGLGTVLIAIIGIIWFRESATLIKLISIGLIIMGVIGINASS